A region of Corvus cornix cornix isolate S_Up_H32 chromosome 3, ASM73873v5, whole genome shotgun sequence DNA encodes the following proteins:
- the FOSL2 gene encoding fos-related antigen 2, translating to MYQDYPGNFDTSSRGSSGSPGHPETYSSGAAQQKFRVDMPGSGSAFIPTINAITTSQDLQWMVQPTVITSMSSPYSRSHPYSHPLPPLSSVAGHTALQRPGVIKTIGTTVGRRRRDEQLSPEEEEKRRIRRERNKLAAAKCRNRRRELTEKLQAETEVLEEEKSVLQKEIAELQKEKEKLEFMLVAHSPVCKISPEERRSPPSSSLQSVRTGASGAVVVKQEPVEEEIPSSSLVLDKAQRSVIKPISIAGGFYGEEALNTPIVVTSTPAITPGSSNLVFTYPNVLDQESPLSPSESCSKAHRRSSSSGDQSSDSLNSPTLLAL from the exons ATGTACCAGGACTACCCCGGGAACTTCGACACCTCCTCCAGAGGCAGCAGCGGCTCCCCGGGACACCCCGAGACCTACTCGAGCGGCGCAGCCCAGCAG AAATTTCGAGTAGATATGCCAGGATCAGGCAGTGCTTTTATCCCCACGATCAACGCCATCACAACCAGCCAAGACCTGCAGTGGATGGTCCAGCCCACCGTGATCACCTCCATGTCAAGCCCTTACTCCCGCTCACACCCCTACAGCCACCCGCTGCCCCCGCTGTCTTCAGTGGCCGGACACACGGCTCTCCAGCGTCCTGGTGTCATCAAAACCATCGGGACCACAGTGGGACGGAGACGGAGAGATGAGCAG CTGTCGcctgaggaagaagagaagcGAAGGATCCGGAGAGAGAGGAACAAGCTGGCAGCTGCTAAGTGTCGTAACAGGCGTCGAGAGCTAACAGAGAAACTCCAGGCG GAAACTGAAGtactggaggaggagaagtcAGTGCTGCAAAAGGAGATCGCTGAGCtccagaaggagaaggagaagctggagTTTATGCTGGTGGCTCACAGCCCCGTGTGCAAAATCAGCCCCGAGGAACGTCGGAGCCCACCATCCAGCAGCCTCCAGAGCGTTCGGACTGGAGCAAGTGGAGCAGTGGTGGTGAAGCAGGAGCCTGTGGAGGAAGAGATCCCATCCTCCTCTTTGGTCCTTGACAAAGCCCAGAGGTCTGTCATTAAGCCCATCAGCATTGCTGGAGGTTTTTATGGGGAGGAGGCACTCAACACTCCCATTGTGGTGACCTCAACACCAGCCATCACTCCTGGCTCTTCCAACTTGGTGTTCACCTACCCTAACGTGTTGGATCAGGAgtctcctctctccccttctgAGTCCTGCTCCAAAGCTCACcggaggagcagcagcagcggggaCCAGTCCTCAGATTCCTTGAACTCTCCCACCTTGCTGGCGTTGTAA